AATAATCGACCTtaaaagatttgaaaattgaatttcacacatttttaagaaaaagaaaacattccaTATGGAGTAATAACCAAAATGGGGGAATAAAGTTGATGGAAAAACTGCCTGAAGGACAGAAAAGTCCCTAATGACTTACAAGGGTTAAGCACTGATCCAGTTCTGTGAAAACAGAAGCCATGAACTCTGTTCCTCGCAAACGGAACAGATTGCAAGAAAAAAGGAGCTGCTGCCAGGAGACTGTAATGTTTGGTGGTAGACTTGTCAAACAAACAAGGTGGCGGCATgagattcaattcaactttatttatatagcgtctataacAATACAAATTGTGTCTAGAaggtttccagagacccagtaTGGCCCCAGATTATTATCAGAATATGGGCTTTGTTGAGTCATATCCAATTATCAATGAAAACAATGGCAGGTGTATAAACTCCATTATGACAAAAACATTAAGCCAAACTGGCAAGGAGAAACCATTTAAgaggctcataagggggaccctcctgctgacaGCCAGccaggaagaggaagaaaagaggcaaaatatgcacagatatattgtcaacGGTATCTCAGACAAAATATATTAGTAGTCATTATCTAATCGCTGGATTACTAAGAGTTCTACGTACATATTGCTGATATATGTTTAGTTGGTgtatgactatataaacaggtgtagacagcagacactgaggtggtcagagggtgggactggcggtcaggatgtcagtaggAATCCAACAGAGACATCTATACAGACAGATGGAGGTAAACACTGGGAGGGTctgagggtgggactgcaggtcataatgcagctctggaagctctggcctgtAAACATGTCCAGAAGAGAAAAATAGGCATCCTTATCcttatgagatacttctaattaataactggaTTGAGCTGAGGAAATGGAAGAGAAGCGTATCTCTATagcagctctatagcagcatatccacAATGAAGCTAAGTTTAAGATGAGCTGCTCTAATGTTGGTCTGTAGCTGCAGCCATGACTACTgaccctaacacactaaagtaACTATGTGCTTGACTAAACATttaaagtttggttttaaaggtgaatgtggtgtcagcctccttaacccagattagaAGTTGGTttcatagtaatggtgcctgatagcagaaggcccgtcctccagatctacatttggatactctataTAGGAACTACGAATAAAGCTgccctctgagaacggagagctctgttaggaacataaagTAATATGAGGTCTTCCAATACCGTGGAGCTACGCTGTAAAGGACTAAATACAGAGGTAAGAGAATTTTGAATTGTATTCTAAATTTTACGGGGAGCCACTGGAGGGAGGCAAACACTGGACAACCATGGTCGCTCTTGGATCCCTCTCAGCGCTGAGCTGGAGGCTATTCAGACCATTACCTGGGCATCCTACTaataaaacattacattttatttcatttaatttattgaTTAATTCCAGATTAATGTCAAAACCATTGTATAACAATGTTAGCTCTAGTATGAATCTATGCATCTATCTACAAATAGATATACATTCACTTGTACacacatgtatacacacacaattGAAGATATATAATCCCTTGTgaatacatttatataaataaatgaatttattttaactgaatgtacacaaaataaataaatctataaagTAAATTTGTAGCCAATCTGCACACACATAACAATACACATAACGCACAATCCTGTTTAACATGTCTGAAAAggggtaggaagaagtaaaacgtAAAATCCCTTCTCCAATATTCCATAATTACACTTCCTATCCATCCGGTTTTCTGAGTCTTatgaatttattaaaaaaaacaaaacaaccaaaagcaAACATATAAAATATCTTTCTGTCTCATTAATACCAACAATGTTGGAGCTAAATCATTACtagcaaactattaaataattataaatatatattttttaaaaagtgatttTTAGTGATTAATtgtattaaaggtatagtccttgattttggagagctagcaggatttgaaagtggcacctcctctaagccccaccccctcctccccctcccgtcagcgctccgtccaaagccacgcccccacaaactttggggaacgcgcatttgcaggactccagttttccaggacattttagacagcacattttcaacaaaactgccCCATAtacacctgtaagcgaggccggttttaggggggggcaggggtgtgctgtgcccactcaaacgtgcatcctgcccacccaatcaaagttatgaggatccttaattttttttataattttatttttttataaatataaaaacatatcacagaatatgtgtaccgtttctgattggatgggccctgcgcatcatttttagacacaacaatgaacccataccgcaaaagttgtgtctcggcggagggacccgacgtcccagcaaaatgggGGCGGGGTGTTACACTGGGATACTCTGAgccgaggaggacccgtgggaagtggacacaggggctggaagcagagtgcgcgcatgggacagaggggggcgtgggcgggacttaaaatgaaggcatctgattggttctttcccccctgccaatcctctggtcctctgaccaatcagtgCCATTCGgagcgcaaaaaacagattggtcagagtttttacaggattaaagctgtctgagaggtcggattttttttctttcctttttctgaacacattattcactggctactctcaggatggaaggaccatttcacccagtataacaataaatgtttttgaatatgatcacagactatacctttaacactcggaaaaaaatattaacaaaatatTAGCAAATGTGTAGATAGATTCCCACTATTACTGTTACTATTATTAAACCAGAAAGGAAACTGAATAGGATACACTGCTGCTGTAGTGTATGGCCATAATCTGTTGCAGGTTGATCTTTTTTGTCCCAGTTTACTTGCCATACTATTGACGTTCGCTTTTATGTGGCCATCATAGATGCGTCAATAATTTCATTTGAAGAGGGAATAATATTATAATTTCTGTTCACTTCGgggcagatgtttttttttatttgcattatttattGCCGAGTTAGAGGACTTTTTTCTCCTGCTGATCGGTTTTAGTTTAAAGCTATAAACGCCGAGAGACAACTGAAAAAGTTCGCCTCCTAAACGGCCAAAACGTATTgtatattttaacaatttaaCGCAAAACCCCTCTTTTGGCTTATTATAGGCTACAATGGTTTTGTTGTATGGCTTCACTGTTGTGCTTCTTATCGCCTCGTCTTCGCTGTCATGCTTCTATCTCAACTATTCGTCCAGCTACGAAGTCAGATCGCTTAGGTCAGTCAATGGAAACTACAAGGGGAGCATAACTCGTGAACTTCCAGCTGGCAATCCAGCCCAAACCCAGAACCTGTCAAAAAGCGGTCTGCAGCCAGAGTACACCCAGAATAATCTTATTCCCAGAGCAGGTTGGTGCGCCATGGCGCCTGCGCGCCGCTTCTCCTGCGGCAGAGAGCGGCTGCTGGGCCGGGCGGAGTGCGAGCAGCGCGGATGCTGCTACGCGGCTCTGCCGGGTTCTGCAGGGCCGCCCTGGTGCTTCTACCCCCGGCTCTACCCGGGATACAAACTAGGCCCCTTCACTCCCACCATGCATGGGCAGGCTGCCCCCCTGACTCGAACCGTACCTTCACATCTCCCCAAAGATATCCGCACCCTGAGACTAGAGGTCGTAGAGGAGGCTGCAGGCTGCCTGCACCTCACTGTGAGTACACACAACCTAATGAAGCCATGAATAAACTAGTCTAAGCTGTCCTCTTTGGGGATTTTCAtgttacaaatataaataaagggAGTTTTACTGCATTCATATTTTTATTCAATGAGTAAACTTGAGGTTTCACTTGACAATccaattcaatttatttgtatagcgtcaaaTGTTGTGCATGTATGGGtaaacatattcatacattgCTATAAATTGCTATACAGTTAATGTATATAGTACTAATACTATAAAAACATGGACGCAAATTTGTATTGACATCCCACTACATGTATATTTATACTTTGATAGCCCAaactatttgtttatttgtctttAGTTTTTGTGCTCTAGCAatcattaacttttttttcctgcacttCCTTATAAACATTACCTACTattggggagtttttacctgccattgtttatgtaataattgctcggtgtcatgttctgggtctctcgaaagcgtctagagacaacatctgttgcattagacgctatataaataatattgaattgaattgaattgaattattgatTGTATGATAATAGGGTAGGCATCATAAGCtcatgcttcagcctacaccttttttggtcacatCTATTTGAGCCATCTCTGTAGTGCCTCTCTGGTTTTGCTGTTTTCCCCATGTGTGCTGTATGATGATGGTTGCACCGacgtaataacattgttttttggatgaccaaaataaaacaaacaaattaaaaaaaatcataacaaaggtCCTCTTATGATGCTTCACGACAACATGAaaaaacagagataaaagtgatcagatataacgcatcataaaataatgtataaaaaGTTTAAACATCCGAAAAAGATCAGCATCAGTGATAAAAGTGATCAGATATCACACATCAtaatataaaacataaaacatactctttttttaaatatatattaaattttatatatatatatatatatatatatatatatatatatatatatatatatatatatatatatatatatatatatatacatacacgttTTTTATAATTGATATAAACATGTGTGAGGGGGGGTCGGGTGAGGGATGGTATCTGCtgctagtctgaaatgagaaaaacacagggaaacgcatAACAGGCACACAAGCCATTGAAATCtgtgagagaaaacaaacaaacaaacaaacagacacaagaacagacagagacacaaaccgcaaccatttcaggtctctgagactgaatcaagactaggctaaTGTGATTATCTGTTTAAGCCTACTCTTAAAGGCAGAGAGTGTGTCCGCCTTAAGGACCAAGACTGGGAGATTATTCCAGAGATTAGGGGCCTGAAATTTGAAGTCTCTGCCTCCCATTCTGCTTTTGGAGACTGTAGGAATCACAAGTCATCTTGCATTCTGTGAGTGCAGAGATCTAGCAGGATAGTAGGGAACTATGAGTTCTTTGAGGTAGGATGGAGCCTGACCATTCAGGACGTTATAGGTGAGGAGGACTTTAAACTCTATTCTGGCttttacagggagccagtgtaaggaGGTTAATATTGGGGTGATATGGTGTTTTTTCCCAGTTCTTGTTAGCACACGAGCGGCGGCTTTCTGAACCAGCTGGAGAGACTTTAGCATCTTGCTGGTACAGCCTGATAACAAGGAGTTACAGTAATCTAACCTTCAGGTGACAAATGCATGTACTATTTTTTCATCATCTTTTTGTGACAGGATGTGTTTGATTTTGGCAATATTACGTAGATGAAAATAAGCAGTTCTTGAAAATTGCCTCAGATTCTTTAAAGTGGTGCTACAGGCCAGAGTAAAGCCATCCAGAGTAGGTGTATCACCAAAAAATGCCTATTCTATGACACCCACTTTCTGCTGTATAATACATTAGGATTTAGGATATTGGTTTGGATATGACTCAACAAAGCCCATATTCTGATATTTATTTGTGACTCTGTTTGAGGCCGATTTGGCCCTTGTCAGATAAGAACAAACATTTTATTCCCCCATATCTCTTGGACTATGACATTTGATCTCTTACTTTCCTACATGctgtgctgttgttgtttttttcttcttgcttgCTACAATTGCTGTCTCTCAAGATAAAGGACCCATTTTCTGAGAGGTATGAAGTTCATCTTCCAGGTGGTGTTCCTCAGAGCAAAGTTGATACCCAGGATGTCCTCTATACCACTGAATACCAGTCTGACCCATTTGGTTTCATAGTGAGACGGAAATCGAATGGAAGAGTGATGTAAGTACTTCTCTTCAGCGTCAATCCTTTCAGAATCCTTTATAAAGGGCATGATTAAATGATCTAATTGCTTGCTCTTGTTTGTTGTTATTGGTGCAAAGCAGTGATCAGTCACAGATAGACCAAACTGTCTTCTAAAGATCTTATTGTACATTTCTCCTTGTTCTCTGTGTCCAGCATGAACACCACGGTTGCCCCTCTGCTGTTTGCTGACCAGTATCTGCAGCTGTCCACCACACTGGCCTCCTCTCTTGTGTCTGGCCTTGGGGAGCATTACACTTCCCTCATCCTGGACCTTAACTGGACCTCTCTGGCTCTCTGGAACAGAGACACGGCACCTCATGTGAGTCTGTTGCAGCATTTCCACCACCCTAAAAGGTTAGAATCTCTCCAAAGGATATGATATTGAATTCAATTATGTAAAATAACACCTCGTTTCTCTTTTAAACAATAATACATCAAAATATCACTTCAGTTATTTGGCCCTTTACATTGATATACAGTACATGCAGTAACAGCTACCCTCCGCTTTCCTGTTGTAATTGAAATGCTGACACAGTCTTTTTCTACAGGCTGATGCCAATCTCTACGGCTCACATCCGTTTTATATAGTACAGGAAGAGGATGGCTTGGCACATGGAGTTTTCCTTCTCAACAGCAATGCAATCGGTAGTACTCTCACTTCCACAGCAAACCGCAGATTTGCTTTCTGGAGCACGATATTCCATATTTGGATGATGAAATATCTAATATTACAATATGCTCCAGCTTGTTTTGGTTGCTGCTAATATTGATGTGGATATGTCAACATATTTTAACACCAGATCATTCAACTTAAAAACTTATTTTGTTACCTTACTGGAAGATGCTACtttattccaaaaaaaaaaacacataaaaagtaATGTGTAAAATATACCATATGTTTATATAACATATCTACGTTCATTAAAGCGTAGCTTGACAGTATTGGACTCCAGCAGATATACGATGTgcagatttttcatttttaaggctCTAATGAGTGATATGGATGTTCAGTTTATGTCGATATTATACATCTTTGTGCATAAGATGAAGACATAACTCCATGTCTCTGTAGAGGTGACACTTCAACCGACCCCCGCGCTCACCTGGGTATCAACTGGTGGAATCTTGGACTTGTACGTTTTCCTGGGTCCTGACTCACACAGTGTTATACAGCAGTACCAGCAGATCATCGGTATGCCTTTAGGTCTATGAGTACATTTTGGAAACACATCTCCATGTAGTAACAGCAGTAGTGTGTATGTACCTAAAGAGATGTGTGGTTTTTAACTGGAAATCATTTgaatcccttttttttcttcttcttttttaaggaTATCCTATGATGCCTCCCTACTGGTCATTAGGCTTTCATCTGTGTCGCTGGGGTTATGCAACCACTAATATTACCCGCGGTGTTGCACAGCACATGCGCAGTGCCAACTTTCCTTTGGTAAAAGAAGCTGATGCGATCTTTTTGATACAGAAGACAACATCCACTCTGATTGTTGTACACTTGTGTTAGACCTTTGAGTTAACATTAACACAACTGCCCATCAGAAATATTTAACGGGGCAAAAGGTATAAGAAATAAAGGTATAGAAAAATGTctaaagctttttttcccccctagtATTACAGTGGCCTCAGTATCTCTTCTAGTGGTATAGCGGTGGAGTTGTGGTCAGTCACAGAtatgtgtggtttttttttgtgtgcttgTCCCGCCCCCCCAGGATGTACAGTGGAATGACCTGGACTATGCGTATAAGCGAAGGGTGTTCACCTTTGACCCACAGCGATTTGGAGACCTACCGGAGATGGTGGAGGAGTTTCATAAAGAGGGCATGAAGTACATCCTGATTCTGGTGTGACATCTTTGACTTTAAGCTATCTCAGAAACCTTTACTTATGTTGTTTTGCACATGATGACGAGAAGTCATCCACCGTTTTCTGCCACTAGATGGCAGCAAAGATATCTGAACATGTGTCTGAAGCATCATCTGCTGGTTTGTGCTTCAGGATCCAGGGATCAGCAGCACCAGCCCTCCTGGAACTTACCCTTCCTTTGAAGATGGACTGAAACGAGATGTTTTTATCAAAAATGCTACAGGAGACCTTCTGATAGGGAAGGTTagacttctttttttccctgagAATCTCTACTGTAGCTGTGAAGTGTGCTGAGTTTGCGTATAACCTCATATAACTGGAGCGGGGTCGTCCTCTACTACACGTCCTGTCTGTCCATGCAGGTTTGGCCGGGCCCGACAGTTTTCCCCGacttcaccaacgcagagactcAGCAGTGGTGGGAGGACTGCATCAGAGATTTTCATACTAAAGTTCCTGTGGATGGTCTGTGGATTGTATGTGCAtagaagcacacacacaccaacagacTGAATCTTATTTAGCCAAATTATATGCAAGACTTAAATGAtacatgtttgtttatttttggccCTACGGATCTCTAGAATAATAACTTGCTTTGGGTTTTACTCTTTAGGATATGAATGAACCAGCCAGTTTTGTCCAGGGCTCAATGGAGGGCTGTCCTGACGATGATCTTGAGAGACCGCCTTACACACCCAGTAAGTATATCTATACAACAGGCTATTAACATTTAACAGAAGGCAaacataaattcataaaataCATGACTAATCTGGGTCCTGTTTCTCTGAACATTGCACACACAGGGGTGGTTGGAGGCCACTTGAACTCAGGAACTCTCTGTATGtcagctcagcagaagctgtcCACTCACTACAACCTGCACAACCTTTATGGACTGACTGAAGCTTACGCAACACACAGGTTAGGAGTAAGAGAGTTATTAAATAGAACATTTAAGAGTTAAAACTATACAATAAAAGCAGAATACAAAATTGGAAGTTTTAGGTAAAAAAATTGGTTTTATAGATGAAAGAGAAAGCATTGTATGGAGACAAGTCAGTCTTTTGACATCAGTTGAGACACAATTCATAAAACTCATCACATTTAAACTTAGATAACATTCGATAATGGTGTGTAGCATTCG
This window of the Cololabis saira isolate AMF1-May2022 chromosome 21, fColSai1.1, whole genome shotgun sequence genome carries:
- the gaa gene encoding lysosomal alpha-glucosidase — its product is MVLLYGFTVVLLIASSSLSCFYLNYSSSYEVRSLRSVNGNYKGSITRELPAGNPAQTQNLSKSGLQPEYTQNNLIPRAGWCAMAPARRFSCGRERLLGRAECEQRGCCYAALPGSAGPPWCFYPRLYPGYKLGPFTPTMHGQAAPLTRTVPSHLPKDIRTLRLEVVEEAAGCLHLTIKDPFSERYEVHLPGGVPQSKVDTQDVLYTTEYQSDPFGFIVRRKSNGRVIMNTTVAPLLFADQYLQLSTTLASSLVSGLGEHYTSLILDLNWTSLALWNRDTAPHADANLYGSHPFYIVQEEDGLAHGVFLLNSNAIEVTLQPTPALTWVSTGGILDLYVFLGPDSHSVIQQYQQIIGYPMMPPYWSLGFHLCRWGYATTNITRGVAQHMRSANFPLDVQWNDLDYAYKRRVFTFDPQRFGDLPEMVEEFHKEGMKYILILDPGISSTSPPGTYPSFEDGLKRDVFIKNATGDLLIGKVWPGPTVFPDFTNAETQQWWEDCIRDFHTKVPVDGLWIDMNEPASFVQGSMEGCPDDDLERPPYTPRVVGGHLNSGTLCMSAQQKLSTHYNLHNLYGLTEAYATHSSLMKIRKKRPFVLSRSSFPGIGRFSGVWTGDVRSDWDQLRFSIPAVLQFSLFGVPLVGADICGFGGNTTEELCVRWMQLGAFYPFMRNHNDKPNAPQEPYVFGQKAQAAMRSALNLRYSLLPFLYTLFHHAHTSADTVARPLFMEFPTDPSCQMIDQQFLWGSSLLVSPVLEQGAVELNAYLPNGTWYRLHDGQPFSSKGQYVRLPAPLDTINVHVREGHIIPQQEPALTTTASRENPFFLTVALSAAGRAWGDLFWDDGDSLETFEMQDYCYVVFTASKSQIVSEPLTLNGALDSLLLGGLQVFGVPSRPLYILANGEKVSEFTYCADTKVLTVTSLTLPMSKVFTVQWALW